Proteins encoded by one window of Nodosilinea sp. PGN35:
- a CDS encoding formylglycine-generating enzyme family protein — translation MPLPRSLTLLTLLTLLLFPLPALATPCPSDMVFIPGGTFTMGADNTDFVEEKTAEDVSVSSFCMEPHEVTNAQFAAFVAETGYVTVAERPLSEKEFSDLSEAERSPGSLVFQPPAEGLQQVAYLSWWHWTPGASWRHPYGPESDLQGKENHPVVHIAYEDAVAFAAWADRQLPTEAQWEYAARGGAEGWTYTWGEQYSAQQANTWQGLFPFFNTKADGHLGTAPVMSYPPNGYGLYDMAGNVWELTSSWYTVLHDDLAHRHDPTGPAQAASYDPKKPQDGAMHVIKGGSYLCAKNYCSRYRPAARESQAVDTGTTHVGFRLVKAIASDRPTSKGNSDVR, via the coding sequence ATGCCTCTCCCCCGCTCCCTCACCCTCCTCACCCTCCTCACCCTCCTCCTCTTCCCCCTCCCCGCCCTCGCGACCCCCTGCCCCAGCGACATGGTCTTCATCCCCGGCGGCACCTTCACCATGGGGGCGGATAATACTGACTTTGTGGAAGAGAAAACCGCTGAAGATGTCTCCGTCAGCAGCTTTTGCATGGAGCCCCACGAGGTGACAAATGCCCAGTTCGCGGCCTTTGTGGCAGAGACAGGCTATGTCACCGTGGCGGAGCGGCCCCTGTCTGAAAAGGAGTTTTCCGATTTGTCTGAGGCGGAGCGATCGCCGGGCTCCCTGGTATTTCAGCCCCCCGCCGAGGGCCTCCAGCAGGTGGCCTACCTGAGCTGGTGGCACTGGACACCGGGGGCCAGCTGGCGGCACCCCTACGGCCCGGAAAGCGATCTGCAAGGTAAGGAGAATCATCCCGTGGTTCACATTGCCTACGAGGATGCCGTCGCCTTCGCCGCCTGGGCCGATCGCCAGCTCCCCACCGAGGCCCAGTGGGAGTATGCCGCCCGAGGCGGGGCCGAGGGCTGGACCTACACCTGGGGAGAACAATACTCCGCCCAACAGGCCAATACCTGGCAGGGGCTGTTCCCCTTTTTCAATACCAAAGCCGATGGTCATTTGGGCACAGCACCAGTGATGTCTTACCCGCCCAATGGCTACGGCTTATACGACATGGCGGGCAACGTGTGGGAACTGACCTCCAGCTGGTACACCGTGCTCCACGACGACCTGGCCCACCGCCACGACCCCACCGGCCCCGCCCAGGCCGCCAGCTACGACCCCAAAAAGCCCCAGGACGGAGCGATGCATGTAATCAAAGGGGGCTCTTACCTGTGCGCCAAAAACTATTGCAGCCGCTACCGGCCCGCCGCCCGCGAATCCCAGGCAGTGGATACGGGCACCACCCATGTGGGGTTTCGGCTGGTGAAGGCGATCGCCTCTGACCGCCCCACGAGTAAGGGCAACTCAGACGTCAGGTAG
- a CDS encoding SpoIID/LytB domain-containing protein, with protein sequence MTLLLQPLALGLLISRTLVLFKHGLSLSVLWWLVAVPALAVEMRVAIGDRLSQVTVGSSTPAVVKTMAGQGVGQIPQGRSVVATPAGGGVRLADWQGQAFWVEPTGGGYVFIKDSWYRGRVLVVPTEGGLTAVNWVDIEAYLYGVVGSEMPTSWPQEALKAQAVAARSYALYRRDRTQNQLFDVGGTTSHQVYKGLAAEAPSVQAAVNATQGQVLTYGGQIIEAVFHSSSGGYTENSEDIWQRPTPYLRSVADYDQEAPVFQWSETFSAQQIEQRITGIGRLQGVSTERATPQGRIVSIRLQGSRGTRTLTGTELRQALGLRSTLCSITVMGDTIRVDGRGYGHGLGMSQWGARGLAARGHNYQQILAHYYQGTALSNLRLAEAQKQDGSPLVMPVRLQPGLVR encoded by the coding sequence ATGACTCTACTCCTTCAACCCCTTGCCCTTGGGCTGCTGATTAGCCGCACCCTGGTGTTGTTTAAGCATGGTCTCAGCCTGTCGGTGCTGTGGTGGCTGGTGGCGGTGCCAGCCCTGGCGGTCGAAATGCGGGTTGCCATTGGCGATCGCCTCAGCCAGGTCACCGTCGGCAGCTCCACCCCGGCGGTGGTCAAGACTATGGCGGGCCAGGGGGTGGGCCAGATTCCCCAGGGACGCTCTGTAGTTGCCACCCCCGCCGGTGGCGGCGTGCGGCTGGCCGACTGGCAGGGCCAGGCGTTTTGGGTTGAGCCCACGGGCGGCGGCTATGTCTTTATTAAAGACAGCTGGTATCGGGGCCGGGTGCTGGTGGTGCCCACCGAGGGCGGCCTCACTGCCGTCAACTGGGTCGATATTGAAGCCTATCTCTACGGCGTCGTCGGCAGCGAGATGCCCACCAGCTGGCCCCAGGAGGCGCTCAAGGCCCAGGCGGTGGCGGCCAGGTCCTACGCGCTGTATCGGCGCGATCGCACCCAAAACCAGCTGTTTGACGTGGGCGGCACCACCAGCCACCAGGTCTACAAAGGGCTGGCCGCCGAAGCCCCCTCGGTGCAGGCTGCCGTCAACGCCACCCAGGGGCAGGTGCTCACCTACGGCGGGCAGATCATTGAGGCGGTGTTTCACTCCTCCTCCGGCGGCTATACCGAAAATTCTGAAGACATTTGGCAGCGGCCCACCCCCTACCTGCGCAGCGTGGCCGACTATGACCAAGAAGCCCCGGTGTTTCAGTGGTCTGAAACCTTTTCCGCCCAGCAGATCGAGCAGCGGATTACCGGCATTGGTCGTCTCCAAGGGGTCTCCACCGAGCGCGCCACCCCCCAGGGCCGCATTGTGTCGATTCGACTCCAGGGCAGCCGGGGAACCCGTACCCTCACCGGCACCGAGCTACGGCAGGCCCTCGGCCTTCGCAGCACGCTGTGCTCCATCACCGTGATGGGCGACACCATCCGCGTGGACGGGCGCGGCTACGGCCACGGCCTGGGTATGAGCCAGTGGGGGGCGCGGGGGCTGGCCGCCCGTGGCCACAACTACCAGCAGATCTTGGCCCACTACTACCAGGGCACGGCGCTGTCTAACCTGCGCCTGGCTGAAGCCCAAAAGCAGGACGGGTCACCCCTGGTGATGCCGGTCAGGCTTCAGCCTGGCCTGGTGCGATAG
- a CDS encoding N-acetylmuramoyl-L-alanine amidase, producing MAQIFISAGHGGFEDGVLDPGSVLPGTTEAAEMIQIRDLVVAELRSRNLAVLSVPDDLSAAQTLAWINARCRPEDVALEIHAGAFSDPSVRGATVFYIAKNDVRRTHAELVILALIRRVTQLPSRGVKPDTESPTGMLPFCRNLGCPSLLMEVGFLSNPQDLAIIQRQRRDVALGIADGLASWSRAVGSGTPTVPGGNLPEFRINLNGGIYPETGIIVNNNAYIPIDLADLLGVDATSSPNITRIRYANVVYIKAVDLQNYNVSVSWDAASRTLRLRSRSGMQFCPGSMDRIMGIGSTSDTQLTLFLQSVNPSAVNTYRDLPKLYREEGAIEGVNHDIAFCQMLVETNSLNFGGSLNPAQNNFGGIGSPTGGMEGASFPSARVGVRAQIQHLKAYASLDPLVQRQVDPRFLFVVRGIAPLVDQLSGRWSADPEYGRKIMAFLRRLYDSIAPP from the coding sequence ATGGCACAGATTTTTATCTCAGCAGGCCACGGCGGCTTTGAAGATGGGGTGCTTGACCCCGGTAGCGTGCTGCCTGGAACCACTGAGGCGGCGGAGATGATTCAGATTCGCGATTTGGTGGTGGCGGAGCTCAGGTCGCGCAACCTGGCGGTGCTGTCTGTGCCCGACGACCTCAGCGCCGCCCAAACCCTGGCCTGGATCAATGCCCGCTGTCGCCCCGAGGATGTGGCCCTGGAGATTCACGCGGGGGCCTTTAGTGACCCCTCGGTGCGGGGGGCAACGGTGTTTTATATCGCCAAAAATGACGTGCGCCGCACCCACGCCGAGCTGGTGATTTTGGCGCTGATTCGGCGGGTCACCCAGCTGCCCAGCCGGGGGGTGAAGCCCGACACCGAGTCGCCCACGGGTATGCTGCCCTTTTGTCGCAATCTGGGCTGCCCGTCGCTGCTGATGGAGGTGGGGTTTTTGAGCAATCCCCAAGACCTGGCGATCATTCAGCGGCAGCGGCGCGATGTGGCTTTGGGCATTGCCGACGGGCTGGCCTCCTGGAGTCGGGCGGTGGGCAGCGGCACGCCCACGGTGCCGGGGGGCAATCTGCCGGAGTTTCGCATTAACCTCAACGGCGGCATCTACCCAGAAACGGGCATTATCGTCAACAACAATGCCTATATCCCCATTGACCTGGCCGACCTGCTGGGGGTCGATGCCACCTCCTCTCCCAATATCACCCGTATTCGCTACGCCAATGTGGTCTACATCAAGGCCGTAGACCTGCAAAATTACAATGTGTCGGTATCGTGGGATGCGGCCAGCCGCACCCTCAGGCTGCGATCGCGCTCGGGCATGCAGTTCTGCCCCGGCTCGATGGATCGCATCATGGGCATTGGCAGCACCTCAGATACGCAGCTGACCCTGTTTTTGCAGAGCGTCAATCCGTCCGCCGTCAATACCTACCGCGACCTGCCCAAGCTCTACCGCGAAGAGGGGGCGATCGAGGGGGTCAACCACGACATTGCCTTTTGCCAAATGCTGGTCGAGACCAACTCCCTCAACTTTGGCGGCAGCCTCAACCCGGCCCAAAACAACTTCGGCGGCATTGGCTCTCCCACGGGCGGCATGGAGGGGGCCTCGTTTCCCAGCGCAAGGGTAGGGGTGCGGGCACAGATTCAGCATCTTAAGGCCTACGCCAGCCTCGACCCGCTGGTGCAGCGCCAGGTCGATCCTCGCTTTCTGTTTGTGGTGCGGGGCATTGCGCCCCTAGTCGATCAGCTCAGCGGGCGCTGGAGCGCAGACCCGGAGTACGGTCGCAAGATTATGGCCTTTCTACGGAGACTCTACGATTCGATTGCGCCGCCCTAA
- a CDS encoding GNAT family N-acetyltransferase — MPTPPTLAIRPATPADIPALVDLIKALADYEKLAHEVTGKPADLERALFGDRPYAEALLAWVESQPVGMALFFHNFSTFLMKPGIYLEDIFVYPDYRGQGIGKALLVYLGKLALERGCGRFEWSVLDWNTPAIEFYQRMGAEIKPEWQTCRVTGEALEAFGEM, encoded by the coding sequence ATGCCTACCCCACCCACCCTCGCCATCCGCCCCGCCACCCCCGCCGATATCCCCGCCCTGGTGGACTTGATCAAAGCCCTGGCCGACTACGAAAAGCTAGCCCACGAAGTCACCGGCAAACCAGCGGATCTGGAGCGGGCGTTGTTTGGCGATCGCCCCTACGCCGAAGCCCTCCTCGCCTGGGTAGAGAGCCAGCCCGTGGGGATGGCCCTGTTCTTCCACAACTTTTCGACCTTTCTCATGAAGCCCGGCATTTACCTGGAAGACATCTTTGTGTACCCCGACTACCGGGGTCAGGGCATCGGCAAGGCCCTGCTGGTGTACCTGGGCAAGCTGGCCCTGGAGCGCGGCTGCGGTCGCTTTGAGTGGAGCGTGCTCGACTGGAATACTCCCGCGATCGAGTTCTACCAGCGCATGGGAGCGGAAATTAAGCCCGAGTGGCAAACCTGCCGGGTGACGGGGGAGGCGTTAGAGGCGTTTGGGGAGATGTGA
- the rmuC gene encoding DNA recombination protein RmuC, with the protein MPVAIAVILGLVLGAGVTALLFASRLQTVRERTRAEMAGDRASLIERLRHQDQQIEELRAGQRDMQAQLDYSRHELRDEASRRATAEAQLSRLGELETMLGNRATHLAHTQQENSLLRAKLAELQTQLTHAHTATQEKVALLDQAQQRLAHTFQALSADALQRNNQSFLELAQATLSSFQTQAEGSLNLRQQAIDSLVSPLRDALEKVDSKLQALERDRVSAYASLTEQVKSLAISQNQLQGETANLVKALRAPQVRGRWGEMQLRRVVEMAGMLEYCDFVEQPSVEVETGRLRPDMVIKLPNGRQIIVDSKAPLQGYLESLEAPDEGTRRDRLQAHARQVRTHLTQLGAKAYWDQFDNSPEFAVLFLPGETFFSAALEHDPQLIEYGVSQSVILATPTTLIALLKAIAYGWRHEKMAENAQAISALGRELYDRMAVLTSHMVKLRRGLDASVKAFNQTAGCLESRVLVTTRKFKELGAASGEPIETVEGCDRIPRRLTGEPPDTEDL; encoded by the coding sequence ATGCCAGTGGCGATCGCCGTTATTTTAGGGCTGGTGCTGGGGGCGGGGGTAACGGCGCTGCTGTTTGCCAGCCGCCTGCAAACGGTGCGGGAGCGTACCAGAGCCGAGATGGCGGGCGATCGCGCCAGCCTGATCGAGCGGCTGCGCCACCAGGACCAGCAGATCGAAGAGCTGCGGGCGGGGCAGCGAGATATGCAGGCCCAGCTCGACTACAGCCGCCACGAGCTGCGCGACGAGGCCAGCCGCCGCGCCACCGCCGAGGCCCAGCTAAGCCGCCTGGGAGAGCTGGAGACTATGCTGGGCAATCGCGCCACCCACCTGGCCCACACCCAGCAGGAAAATTCCCTACTGCGGGCCAAGCTAGCAGAATTGCAAACCCAGCTCACCCACGCCCACACCGCCACCCAGGAAAAAGTCGCCCTGCTCGATCAGGCTCAGCAGCGGCTGGCCCACACCTTCCAGGCGCTCTCGGCGGATGCGCTACAACGCAACAACCAGTCGTTTTTAGAACTGGCCCAGGCCACGCTGTCGAGCTTTCAGACCCAGGCCGAGGGCAGCCTCAACCTGCGCCAGCAGGCGATCGATTCGTTGGTCAGCCCGCTGAGGGACGCGCTGGAGAAGGTGGATAGCAAGCTGCAAGCCCTGGAGCGCGATCGCGTCTCGGCCTACGCCAGCCTCACCGAGCAGGTAAAATCCCTGGCCATTAGCCAAAACCAGCTCCAGGGCGAAACCGCCAACCTGGTCAAGGCGCTGCGGGCACCCCAGGTGCGGGGCCGCTGGGGCGAAATGCAGCTGCGCCGCGTGGTCGAAATGGCGGGCATGCTCGAATACTGCGACTTTGTGGAGCAGCCTTCGGTGGAAGTTGAAACTGGGCGGCTGCGCCCCGACATGGTGATCAAGCTGCCCAACGGGCGGCAGATTATTGTTGACTCTAAAGCGCCGCTGCAAGGCTATTTGGAGTCGCTGGAGGCACCGGATGAGGGAACCCGACGCGATCGCCTGCAAGCCCACGCCCGCCAGGTACGCACCCACCTCACCCAGCTCGGGGCTAAAGCCTACTGGGATCAGTTCGACAATTCCCCGGAGTTTGCGGTGCTATTTTTGCCCGGCGAAACCTTCTTTAGCGCCGCGCTGGAACACGACCCCCAGCTGATCGAGTACGGCGTCAGTCAGAGCGTGATTTTGGCCACGCCTACGACGCTGATTGCGCTGCTAAAGGCGATCGCCTACGGCTGGCGACACGAAAAGATGGCCGAAAATGCTCAGGCGATTAGCGCCCTGGGCCGCGAACTGTACGATCGTATGGCCGTGCTCACCAGCCATATGGTGAAACTGCGCCGGGGGCTTGATGCCTCGGTGAAAGCCTTTAACCAGACGGCGGGCTGTCTGGAGAGCCGGGTGCTGGTGACGACGCGCAAGTTTAAAGAATTAGGGGCCGCCAGTGGGGAGCCGATTGAGACGGTCGAGGGGTGCGATCGCATCCCCCGCCGCCTCACAGGTGAGCCCCCTGACACCGAAGATCTCTAA